CTATGGACAAAATCCTCATTCAGCTCAAGAGTATCCGAATCTTTACTGAGATATATGTAGCCGTCCTGCTTTTTTCTTTTCATTTTTTCTTTGTTTATTTCATCAATTCCACCTATCTCAGTCTGTATGTAGGCAACCGATGGGTTAGTCTTCTGTATGTCGGTGGAGGTATGTTGACTGTGCTGGTTTTCCTCAACGCTTCTCGCCTGCTCAATCGCTTTGGCAACTATCTCACCATCATGACTACAGCCATTACAGAGGCTGTAGTGCTCCTTGGAATGGGCTTGTTCCCATTGTTAAAACTGCCCGTTCCTATCACTCTGACTGTTTTGATCGGGTGTTTTGTGATTCAGCAGGCTGTCTCCACTTTGCTCATTTTCAATCTAGACATATTTTTAGAGCGTTACTCAGCCGACAGCCAAACGGGAGGAATTCGTGGCATGTATTTGACCATGATGAATATTCCACCCATCATCACCCCTTTCATTGCGGGCTTGATTTTGATCAAGCCTGATTTTTGGAAAGTTTACACCATTGGGGCTGTCTTTATGGTGCCTTTTATTATTATCATCATTTCCAGTTTCCGCGACTTCAAAGATCCGATCTATACCAAGCTCAGACCTATTGAGACAGCCAGAATCTTTTTCAAAAATCGTGATTTACTGGATATTTTTATTGACAACTTTTTGTTGCATTTTTTTTATGCTTGGATGGCTGTCTACACCCCCATCTATTTGTATGAATACATGGGCTTTAGCCTGCCAGAGATTGGACTGATGTTGAGTATCGCCCTCCTACCCTTTGTACTCTTTCAAATTCCTCTTGGAACCCTAGCTGATCGCAAGCTTGGGGAAAAGGAAATCCTCATCGCTGGTTTTTTGATAGTCAGCGTATGTACCCTGCTTATACCGAATGTTGATACTCCCAACTTTATTCTCTGGGCTATTTTACTTTTTATGACCCGAGTAGGTGCCAGCTTTATCGAGGTGTCTAGCGAGGCTTATTTCTTTAAAAAGGTCAGCGCCGAACAGGTCTCAGAAATCAGCTTCTTTCGATTGACCCGAAGCCTGCCTTATCTTGTGGCTCCTTTGATTTTTTCTTTATCTCTCCTAGTGGTTAATTTTAGGTATAGTTTTGTTGTCTTGGGGGCTATTATGCTCATCGGTGTTCGCTACGCTTTTTTGATCCACGACACAAGATAATTATTTTGTAGCTGCGCTTGAAGTGCCTACGGTAGGGATAGCACTGATCGTCAAATTGATATGCTCTGGAGAAACTTTTATGACGTTCACATACGAAGGTGCGCGTAAATTGTCTTTGGTTAAAGGCAAATTGTAGCTGCCTGTGCCTCGATCATTTAGGTCCACTAAAAGGTGTAGATCATGGCTAGGATTTAGACTGTTGATATCTGTTTGATTGCCAGACAATGTCACTGTAGCTTCCACGATGCTTGTTTTGTTTATCTGGAGAACAGGAGATAATGAAGAAAACTCAATCGGCACATCTATATCCTTGGTGATAGTCACATTCTGGGCGCTGACCATGGTCCACAAGCCCAAAGCGACTACAATAGAGACCACTTTCAGGGAAAAATGGTTGAGGACAAAAAAATCCCACCCAGACTTTTGCTGATGAACATTTTCGCTCATAAATAGCCTGATGGTTTGAGTGAGGGATTCGGCATCAGTTACGCTTGAAATACCCCCACCTCTGGCTATTGAAACTGTTCCTCTCTCTTCTGAAACCACCAGGGCTAGACAATCGGTGCGTTCAGTAATGCCGATAGCGGCTCGGTGACGGGTCCCAAAGCGTGAAAAATCCCTATAATCCTCGGCCAAAGGCAAAACTAAACCGAAGGTTTTGATCCGGCTATTTTCGATCAAAACTGCCCCGTCGTGCCCAGGTGTCGAGTCTTCAAAAATACTTAAAAGCAATGGTTCAGAGACTTTTCCGTCTAGAGGAAAACCCCCTTCGACGATATCATCCAAAGGATACTCTCCCGATAGGACTATGATGCTGCCCAAACGCCTCTTAGCCATTTCCATGACAGAGCGCACAATCGCATCCGTTACTTCTTCAGTCAAATTGATAGCGCGATGTGAAAGGCTACCTCGAGACAAAGCAAACCACTTAAAGAAACGTCGGATTTCCCGCTGGAAAACAATGACAAAAATAACAATAAAGAACGTCAGCAACGGGTTTAAAAGAGTGCGCGTAAGGGTCAGATCAAAAATCCGCGAGCTGCCTATGATGCCAAAGAAAACTATAAAAGTCAGCAAAATAAAATATGAACGTGTTTGACGGATGAAAACCAAAACAAAATAAATGAAAACGGAAGCAATCAGGATATCAAAAATGTCCTTGAGCCCGAAAGCTTGGAAGACATCGATCAAGCTATGCGGAAAAACCAAATAAAAAGAGGAGGCCGAGGCGGTCGAAGCAAGCTGACTGATCTGATTGAGTGAGTTGATTCCGAACATTATATTTTATTTATTATTATAAGACAGATAATATTACTGCAAGCCGGCACAGCTGTTGAAAGCCCTCACAGTAGTATTGTAAGCATCGATTGTTTGTTTCAATTGAGCTACCTTGTCGTTGTAGATTGGCACATCAGCGTTGTAAGCATTAACATCATTTTTTTCTTGGTTTAGCTTAGTATTTAGGGCATCTACCTCTGCTGTGAGCTGGTCAACCTGATTCTTGAGACTGGCACTTGGGGCTGGACAAGATGACAAGGGCTTGCCAAATTCCTGGACTGCAATCCAGACTTCCTCACCCTGGTAATTCCCCTTGCCTACAGCCACTCCTATTTCTTGGTAGCGATTGTTTAAAATATTTTCCCGGTGATGCGGACTGTTCATCCAAGCTGTCACCACAGCTTCATCATTGTCAAAACCCCCAAGGGCTAGGTTTTCTCCAATGACAATATAGTCGTAACCTACTTTATTGGCTAGATCGCTCGGCCCCACCCCAGTAGGTGAAATATGGTCAAAATATTGTTTGGCAAAGAGATCGTTGAGCTTCAAAGTCGCCGCCGCGTCTAGCTTACTACTTTCAGACAAAGCCGGGACGTTGCCAACATTAATCCGCTGGCCATTTGTTAGCTTGATAATCCCTTCGACCGTTAGCGAACTAGGATTGGGATTGGTACTGGCTCCGACTGCTTTTTTTACCACCAAAGGCAAAGGGGCAATGACATTATTGCGCAGATCGGTGGCCAAGTCGCTGACAAAGGATGAAGTGGCTACGGTAGAATGTAGGGTGGTTGAAGCAGCCGAAAAATCAGAAGACAAGCTGCCAACCGTACTGGAAGCCAGCTTTGAAAAGAAATCACTATGTTTTTCAATGGTCACTCCTATAGCGGCCACTAAAAAAAGGATAATCAGTCCGCGAATCAATGCCATATGCCTGTATTGTATATATTATCTGGCTTCGATGCAAAGAAAAAGGGGTATTTCCTTGCGAGCGGTGTCTTCAGCCAAAGTTCGTTTTCCCTTTTGACTTTTTTTATGTGAAATCCATTCTTCAAGCTTGGTGACCGAAAGGCCATGCTTATTGAGCAGTTTAAAATAATACTGGAGAGGCCGATGGAAAGAAATAGTCTTGGCACTCCTCGGATCACTCGGATGGGCCACAATGGAGGTCGAGGATTCCGACAAATAACTGTCGATCCGGCGATATTGCTTGGCAGACTCTTCATCCCAACCCCAGGTGCTCATTTTAGGGATCCGAAAACACGGATGATTGAGAACAATATAAAAACGGCCTGTCGGATTTTTTTGCGCATTTTTTTGATCGCCTTCTCTGTTTCCTGTTTTTTTCAAAAGTCTAGCTACTTCGGCAAAAACTCCATCGACTTCCTTGATGTTTTGCAAAGCCAAGATAAGGGTAATGACATCAAAGGATTGGTCCGGCAAAAAAGAAAGCTGATCGGCCCAACCAACTCGAAAATCAATGTTCGGTGAACGTTGGCGGGCTCGTTCGATCAGAGTGGGCGCCGCGTCGACACCTATCACTCGCCCGCCTTCCTTTCTGAAATGTTCAGCAAAAAAACCCTGCCCGCAGGCTAAATCCAAAAGAGCAAAGCCTTTTGCGCCGTCTGACTCTCTTCCTCCCGCGTTCCCCGCAACCAGCCGAAGAATATTCGGCAAAATGACTTGCTGGTGGTAGCTATCTTCACTAGCCAAATGTTCATCATACCAATCCGCTACTTTTTCCCAGGATGTATCCTGAAGGCTAATCTTGGGACTTTTTTGAAACTTTTCGGGCAGTTTTTTTGGGTGTTGTCTTCTTGGTTTTTTTTCCAGCATGTTTTTTGATTTCGGTGCCAATGTGTTTTTTGATATCTTTCCAGTGGGCGTGAATCTCGCCAATCACCTTTTCTAAATCTTTTTTATCAATATTCTTTAAGAGAGCATACCGCTTTGCGACATTGTCTACAATTGCTCGATAGGTATCTTCGTTTACGTCCTTGAGCCCTTCTATCTTTTCCAAAATCTCGCCTTTGGCTTTTAGGGCCCAGCCTCGGACTTGCTTCATTTTCTTTTTTCCGTCTTTGGTGCCATAGAGAAAATAGGCTCCCGCAGCAGCAGCCACTGCGATCCCAAGAATACTTGCCGTCTTGATTGGTGAACCATGTTTTTGATCCTTATGCATTTTTTATTTTTTATTTATTTTATTCTTTATCTGTAAAACTGCCAGAGCCCTGATCCTGGGTCCTGCCATTTTGCGCTGGTCGCCTGCGTCCGCGAGCTCGACGGACCGCCTGAGCTACTCCAAAAGCTCCGAGCAACCCTTTTAAAACTGAGGCCGCTGTGCGACCCCTGGATCTCATTTCCGATCGAAACTCATGCACCTCATCTAAAATCACCTCGCTTTCCATTTTGATTCGCTTTGAAAAATCTTTTACATTTTTCAAAATAACGATAACATAAATGCTAGCCACAACTGCCATCAAAAAAAGAATAATAAAACCTAAAGAGCTAATAAAGAAAAAGAGGTCTGCGTGAATAAATGTTGTATCCATGGCAAAAGTATAACATATTTACACCCCCACATACTCACAGATTTTTTGGACCACTTCGTCTTGGGTCAAGTGGGTGGTGTCTATAATCAGCCCAAAATGCTCATCCGCGCTGTAGTCTTCGAGGCCATAGTATGTCCGGTATTTGTCGAGAGCCGCCTTTTCACGGAGGCTAGTCTCGGCTAGGGCAGCTTCCAAGGAAACCCCGTCTCGTTTGACTACTCGAGCCAACCTTTCATCAAAATCCGTGATAAATTTTATTTTAAACGCATCTGGCATAGAAAACCAGGCCAAGCGACTTTCAGCCACAAAATGCTCGTGACTTTCCCCATATTCCTTCATTTTTTGTTCGAGGGCTCGATCATGATCTCCGTCTACAGCACAGATTTTTTCGTACTCTACCAAAGACAAGCCAAGATCCTTGGCTGTTTGACGATATATATCTCCGGCTGAAATGAAATCCGCTCCGATTTTTTTTGCCAAAAGTCTACCCACCGAGCTGGTCCCCGTACCCGCCAAACCAAAAATAGTGATTTTTGCCATTTATTTTTTAAGGAGAGAGGGTAAGAAATTGTTGTTCTTGGCGAGATGCTGATGCAAGTCAGGTATGAGTTTTTTTACCTCTCCAAAAGCCTGTTCGATAGACTGATCATCAAAACCGGCCCGCACCAGCATAGCCAAAGTTTCATCCAGATTTGTGCCGCTTTCTATCTTTATTTTGATGAAAGTGACCATTCCAGAAGTTTTTGAATTTGAATTCGATACACTCATTCCCCATATTATAACCTAAATGATGATTTACTTCTTCAATCTTTGGCCTTCACACACCCCTTTCGCCCACAAGCCTTTTCCTTCGGCCCTAGCTACCTTTTCCGCTTTTTTAAATTGTTTTTGATAGAGATACGGTATGTTGTATGTGTATTCATAGCCATATCCTTGTTCAATCATATATTGATTGAACAAAAGTTCTCCACCATCTGAGGATTCTGAAGACGTGGCTTTTTGAACAAAAACATAGGCCAATAAACGTCCGTATTTATCGTGAGCGTCTTGGCTCGGATCACTGGCCAATCGAATAGTAGCATCCTCAAGTATCGCCTTCGCTTTGGTTGAAGCTTCTTGCCCAAAACATTGCACCGCTTTTCTCGGATCCACCGTCTCAGGGGTGTTTAGTCCGATCAATCTTATTTTTTCCTCATCTTTTCTTAAATTTTCACCTATCTGGCTGACCACAATCGTATCTCCATCCACCACTCGGTCAACATGGTATATACCATCGGCCCGAGTTTCCCTATGAGACTGTAGAATAAAAACCGCTATTCCAATGACTAACATAAATATGCCCAGACGAAAATTGAAAAAGCTCATGCGGTTACCCTAGCATGAGCTTTTTCAATTTATCCTCAAGGGAAAATAAATTATCGCCCTGTATAGACGTATGTATATCCAGGAAAAGATGAGTAGTTGTTTAGATATGAGTAATAGCCCTGCTGGCCACCATAAATATATTGGTACCCGTACACATTGCCAGGATAATAACCATAATTATTATTTCCATAGTAGCTATAGCTTGTCCCAGCCGGATTGTAGTAGCCATAGCCAGGAACATAGCCGTTACAGATATTGTAAGCTCCACAGAGAATAGCATTTACATCTCCCCCGGCATTGATGGTCGATTGACTGGGTGTCCATCCGCCATTTGAAGTGTTGATAGTATAGGTCGAAGCATGGGCTTGATCTACAAAAATGAAAGAAAGCATAAAGGCCAGGGCGAGAATTAGTCCGATCGCTAAAAATGGCTTAAAAACAAGGGTTTTTTGATTCATACCCTAGCATTATAACATATTTAGGTAAAAATGCAAGGGTGTGCTATACTTGCCGGATGGAAAAACCCTTGTACCCCATGCGAATCAATAAGTATCTAGCCCTCAAAAATTACGCCACTCGTCGCGGAGCCGATGAGCTGATAGAAAAAAACCGTGTCTTGATCAACGGCCGTTTTGCCGTGCTCGGCGACAAAGTCAATGAAAATGACAACGTTGAGGTCCGCCAGGGCAAAAAACCTGAAGCCTATGCTTATTATGCCTACAACAAGCCTGTAGATGTCATTACTCACTCTCCGCAGCGCGACGAAATCGATATAGCTCAATCTCTCAACTCTGACACTGGTTTTACTAGCGGGCCCTTGGCTGGCCTCTTCCCTATTGGCCGTCTAGATAAGAATTCCCACGGCCTTATCATCCTGACCAATGATGGCCGAGTGACTGATCGTTTGCTCAACCCCAAGCATAATCACGATAAAGAATACCTAGTCAAAACCGTAAACAAACTCCCAAATAACTTTAAAGAAAAAATGGAAGCTGGGGTAGATATTGGCGAAGAAGAACCGACTAAACCCTGCAAGATCAAGGTCATTGATGATTACACTTTTAGCATCACCCTGACTTAAGGAAAAAAACACCAGATCCGTCGCATGGTTTCAGCTCTCTTCAATGATGTCAGAGACCTCAAGCGCACCCGCATCATGAACATCGAACTTCGAAGTCTGACCCAAAACAACTATCGCGCCATCAAAGGTGAGGAGCTAGAGACTTTTCTGAAAGCTCTTGGACTACTTGAAAGTCAGACTCGCTAAAATTTGGCTGAACTCGGGGAGCTTGGTCTTCACCTCAGCTATACCGTCAAAATCATAATCTGCAGGTTGATCAATCAACGGCAGAATGTGATAGAGCTTCTTATTTTGACTGATAGAGAAGAAGTAGATCGGCAAGCACGATTTATTTTTTTGGTTGAAATAAATTTCCCGAGCTGGATATTGACCAGTGCCCACCGTAGTATTGGTAGGATAAAAGCCTATCTTGTTGCAAGCCTCGCTGTATTGGATACTCGAAATTTCATCTGTAAAAGGAATAGAGGTGTTGTCATAGCCAACATTGGTATACACTTTTACGTAAAAACTTCTGCTAGAAACGCTCATGTCTGGCTGACTTGAAGTTGAAGCCTGAGCTGGATAGAAAGCAATCATGGCTGCATAGCGGCTGCCCGGATAAGCATCGGCTACTTCATGTGGGGCTAAATCCTTTGGATATCTGAGAGAAAAACCATAGGTAGTGTTAGTGTACGTCTTCCAATCAGCCGGAATAGGGGCAACCGAAACAGACGAGGTGGCAGCTACTATATTTTTGGAAACAGGCGCCGTGCTTGTACTGGTGTTTATGGCTAGAGTCGACGAAGCCTCAGGCGATACTTCTGTGGATATGACTGGGCTGGACGGCTTTGACTTTACGTACCAATAGACTCCGCCAATAATCAGTAATGCAAGAACAATGAAAGAAAGTTTTTTTATCATGCCGATATTCTACCAGAAATATTAGAATGTCAAAATATGACTCCTGACATGGAGAGTAATGACCTCTTGAAGAGTAGGCGGAGTAGTCATCGGCTCAGCATTTTTACGATCTAGATAACTGACATTTAAAAGATACCCGTTCTTGGTTTCAAAAGTGGAATTGGATCCTGTGAATTCTACAGCCCTATC
This DNA window, taken from Candidatus Paceibacterota bacterium, encodes the following:
- a CDS encoding MFS transporter; translated protein: MDKILIQLKSIRIFTEIYVAVLLFSFHFFFVYFINSTYLSLYVGNRWVSLLYVGGGMLTVLVFLNASRLLNRFGNYLTIMTTAITEAVVLLGMGLFPLLKLPVPITLTVLIGCFVIQQAVSTLLIFNLDIFLERYSADSQTGGIRGMYLTMMNIPPIITPFIAGLILIKPDFWKVYTIGAVFMVPFIIIIISSFRDFKDPIYTKLRPIETARIFFKNRDLLDIFIDNFLLHFFYAWMAVYTPIYLYEYMGFSLPEIGLMLSIALLPFVLFQIPLGTLADRKLGEKEILIAGFLIVSVCTLLIPNVDTPNFILWAILLFMTRVGASFIEVSSEAYFFKKVSAEQVSEISFFRLTRSLPYLVAPLIFSLSLLVVNFRYSFVVLGAIMLIGVRYAFLIHDTR
- a CDS encoding diadenylate cyclase, with product MFGINSLNQISQLASTASASSFYLVFPHSLIDVFQAFGLKDIFDILIASVFIYFVLVFIRQTRSYFILLTFIVFFGIIGSSRIFDLTLTRTLLNPLLTFFIVIFVIVFQREIRRFFKWFALSRGSLSHRAINLTEEVTDAIVRSVMEMAKRRLGSIIVLSGEYPLDDIVEGGFPLDGKVSEPLLLSIFEDSTPGHDGAVLIENSRIKTFGLVLPLAEDYRDFSRFGTRHRAAIGITERTDCLALVVSEERGTVSIARGGGISSVTDAESLTQTIRLFMSENVHQQKSGWDFFVLNHFSLKVVSIVVALGLWTMVSAQNVTITKDIDVPIEFSSLSPVLQINKTSIVEATVTLSGNQTDINSLNPSHDLHLLVDLNDRGTGSYNLPLTKDNLRAPSYVNVIKVSPEHINLTISAIPTVGTSSAATK
- a CDS encoding CAP domain-containing protein, with protein sequence MALIRGLIILFLVAAIGVTIEKHSDFFSKLASSTVGSLSSDFSAASTTLHSTVATSSFVSDLATDLRNNVIAPLPLVVKKAVGASTNPNPSSLTVEGIIKLTNGQRINVGNVPALSESSKLDAAATLKLNDLFAKQYFDHISPTGVGPSDLANKVGYDYIVIGENLALGGFDNDEAVVTAWMNSPHHRENILNNRYQEIGVAVGKGNYQGEEVWIAVQEFGKPLSSCPAPSASLKNQVDQLTAEVDALNTKLNQEKNDVNAYNADVPIYNDKVAQLKQTIDAYNTTVRAFNSCAGLQ
- a CDS encoding methyltransferase domain-containing protein, yielding MLEKKPRRQHPKKLPEKFQKSPKISLQDTSWEKVADWYDEHLASEDSYHQQVILPNILRLVAGNAGGRESDGAKGFALLDLACGQGFFAEHFRKEGGRVIGVDAAPTLIERARQRSPNIDFRVGWADQLSFLPDQSFDVITLILALQNIKEVDGVFAEVARLLKKTGNREGDQKNAQKNPTGRFYIVLNHPCFRIPKMSTWGWDEESAKQYRRIDSYLSESSTSIVAHPSDPRSAKTISFHRPLQYYFKLLNKHGLSVTKLEEWISHKKSQKGKRTLAEDTARKEIPLFLCIEAR
- a CDS encoding cytidylate kinase family protein, which codes for MAKITIFGLAGTGTSSVGRLLAKKIGADFISAGDIYRQTAKDLGLSLVEYEKICAVDGDHDRALEQKMKEYGESHEHFVAESRLAWFSMPDAFKIKFITDFDERLARVVKRDGVSLEAALAETSLREKAALDKYRTYYGLEDYSADEHFGLIIDTTHLTQDEVVQKICEYVGV
- a CDS encoding thermonuclease family protein encodes the protein MSFFNFRLGIFMLVIGIAVFILQSHRETRADGIYHVDRVVDGDTIVVSQIGENLRKDEEKIRLIGLNTPETVDPRKAVQCFGQEASTKAKAILEDATIRLASDPSQDAHDKYGRLLAYVFVQKATSSESSDGGELLFNQYMIEQGYGYEYTYNIPYLYQKQFKKAEKVARAEGKGLWAKGVCEGQRLKK
- a CDS encoding pseudouridine synthase translates to MEKPLYPMRINKYLALKNYATRRGADELIEKNRVLINGRFAVLGDKVNENDNVEVRQGKKPEAYAYYAYNKPVDVITHSPQRDEIDIAQSLNSDTGFTSGPLAGLFPIGRLDKNSHGLIILTNDGRVTDRLLNPKHNHDKEYLVKTVNKLPNNFKEKMEAGVDIGEEEPTKPCKIKVIDDYTFSITLT